A single region of the Accipiter gentilis chromosome 6, bAccGen1.1, whole genome shotgun sequence genome encodes:
- the LOC126039394 gene encoding claudin-3-like, which translates to MSMGLEIGGVALSVLGWLCSIICCALPMWRVTAFIGNNIVTAQIIWEGLWMNCVVQSTGQMQCKVYDSMLALPQDLQAARALLVVAIVLAVLGLLVAIVGAQCTRCVEDESTKAKITIVSGVIFLLSGVMTLIPVSWSANTIIRDFYNPLVIDAQKRELGTSLYVGWAASALLLLGGALLCCSCPPKDDRYPTGKVAYSAPRSAVTSYDKRNYV; encoded by the coding sequence ATGTCGATGGGATTGGAGATCGGCGGGGTGGCCTTGTCGGTGCTGGGTTGGTTGTGCAGCATCATCTGTTGCGCATTGCCCATGTGGAGGGTGACGGCCTTCATCGGCAACAACATCGTGACGGCCCAGATCATCTGGGAAGGGCTGTGGATGAACTGCGTGGTGCAGAGCACGGGGCAGATGCAGTGCAAGGTCTACGACTCCATGCTGGCCCTGCCGCAGGACCTGCAAGCCGCCCGTGCCCTCCTGGTGGTGGCCATCGTCTTGGCCGTCCTGGGTTTACTGGTGGCCATCGTGGGCGCCCAGTGCACCCGCTGCGTGGAGGACGAGAGCACCAAAGCCAAGATCACCATCGTCTCCGGCGTCATCTTCCTCCTCTCCGGCGTCATGACCCTCATCCCCGTCTCCTGGTCGGCCAACACGATCATCCGGGATTTCTACAACCCGCTGGTGATTGACGCGCAGAAGCGGGAGCTGGGCACCTCGCTCTACGTGGGCTGGGCGGCCTCCGcgctcctgctgctggggggggccctgctctgctgctcctgcccccccAAAGATGACAGGTACCCCACCGGCAAGGTGGCCTACTCTGCCCCGCGCTCCGCCGTCACCAGCTACGACAAGAGGAACTATGTCTga